From one Lycium barbarum isolate Lr01 chromosome 6, ASM1917538v2, whole genome shotgun sequence genomic stretch:
- the LOC132600471 gene encoding protein NUCLEAR FUSION DEFECTIVE 4-like: MGEVPMGKGHEILQFTNHVVQGRWFSLFASFLIMAGAGATYLFGTYSKEIKASLGYDQTTLNLLGFFKDLGANVGVFSGLLAEITPTWFVLLVGAAMNFTGYFMIWLSVVGKVPKPKVWLMCMYICLGANSQNFANTGALVTSVRNFPESRGNMIGLLKGFTGLSGAIMTQLYLAVYGNDAKSLILLIAWLPAAISVIFVYVIREMRVVKQPNQLRVFYYCLAITILLALFLMVMTLLEKAIHFTHAAYVVIATIACALLFLPLLVFVREELGVFRRKNLPIDPPQVVVVLEKEDKSIALETKKEDSQDTNNSKCFWFNDIFFNKPARGEDYSILQALLSTDMLILFVATFCGLGTSLTAVDNLGQIGESLGYPTTTIKSFVSLLSIWNFFGRIFAGFVSETLLVKYKFPRTLMMTLVLLLSCIGLLLIAFPFPGAVYMASVIIGFSFGAQLPLLYSIISELFGLKYYSTLFNCGQLASPLGSYILNVKVTGPLYDRQALKDLAKKGLTRSSVKELTCVGNQCYRQAFVILASVVFFGALASLILVARTRNFYKGDIYKKFREQAEATEAEMASTNSNRIH, from the coding sequence ATGGGAGAGGTGCCAATGGGAAAAGGCCATGAAATTTTGCAATTCACCaatcatgttgttcaaggtaggTGGTTCTCTCTTTTTGCCTCTTTTCTCATCATGGCTGGAGCAGGTGCTACTTATCTGTTTGGAACTTACTCTAAAGAAATAAAAGCTTCACTTGGATATGACCAAACAACACTTAATCTCTTAGGATTCTTTAAAGATCTTGGTGCTAATGTTGGAGTATTTTCTGGTTTACTAGCTGAAATAACTCCAACATGGTTTGTTTTGCTAGTTGGTGCAGCCATGAATTTCACTGGCTATTTCATGATATGGCTCTCTGTTGTTGGCAAAGTCCCAAAACCAAAAGTTTGGCTTATGTGTATGTACATATGTTTAGGGGCCAATTCACAGAATTTCGCGAATACGGGGGCTCTTGTTACATCTGTTAGAAACTTCCCTGAAAGTAGGGGAAATATGATAGGTTTATTGAAAGGGTTCACTGGTCTAAGTGGTGCTATAATGACACAATTATACTTAGCTGTatatggaaatgatgctaaatcACTCATTTTGCTTATAGCTTGGCTACCAGCTGCAATATCTGTGATTTTCGTGTACGTGATTCGTGAAATGAGAGTCGTTAAGCAGCCGAATCAGCTTAGAGTTTTCTACTATTGCTTGGCTATAACAATTTTGCTAGCATTATTTCTTATGGTCATGACATTGTTGGAAAAAGCAATTCATTTTACTCATGCTGCTTATGTTGTAATTGCCACTATTGCTTGTGCTTTGTTGTTTCTCCCTCTTTTAGTTTTCGTTCGAGAAGAGTTAGGTGTCTTTCGTCGAAAGAATTTGCCTATTGATCCTCCACAAGTAGTAGTAGTACTAGAGAAAGAAGATAAATCTATAGCCTTGGAAACCAAGAAAGAAGATAGTCAAGATACTAATAATTCTAAGTGTTTTTGGTTCAATGATATTTTCTTCAATAAACCAGCAAGAGGTGAAGATTATAGCATATTACAAGCATTGTTAAGTACCGATATGTTGATTTTGTTCGTTGCTACGTTCTGTGGACTTGGAACGAGCCTGACAGCTGTCGATAACTTGGGACAAATCGGAGAGTCTTTAGGAtatccaacaacaacaattaagTCCTTTGTGTCACTTCTTAGCATATGGAACTTTTTTGGGAGAATTTTCGCAGGATTTGTATCCGAGACCTTACTTGTTAAGTACAAATTCCCTAGGACACTTATGATGACATTAGTCCTTTTGTTATCTTGCATTGGACTTCTACTCATCGCATTCCCATTTCCGGGAGCAGTCTACATGGCATCAGTGATAATCGGGTTCTCATTTGGAGCGCAATTGCCTTTGTTGTATTCGATCATTTCTGAGCTTTTCGGATTAAAGTATTACTCCACATTGTTCAATTGTGGCCAACTGGCTAGTCCTCTTGGCTCATACATATTGAATGTGAAGGTTACTGGACCGCTTTACGATAGGCAGGCATTGAAGGATCTTGCGAAAAAGGGGTTAACTAGATCATCTGTTAAAGAATTGACATGTGTCGGGAACCAATGTTATCGACAGGCTTTTGTTATCTTGGCAAGTGTCGTGTTTTTTGGCGCGCTAGCCTCGTTGATTTTGGTTGCAAGGACTAGGAATTTTTATAAAGGTGATATATACAAGAAGTTCAGAGAGCAAGCTGAGGCAACTGAGGCAGAAATGGCTTCAACAAACAGCAATAGGATACACTAA
- the LOC132600472 gene encoding uncharacterized protein LOC132600472 translates to MTEMDEPLDFEFEEPSHISPIVTKKKKKVIGLDDLLSDFYQVKNNTPKKESKRAKIQKSDESDDDDTREAELYDYVNKCQQQMNEISTDDLMPLWGLQVFGGQKSIPPLTFPELRSCVLLQSFIAHEVNSLVELKTEEGEAFLEGLLVNGWLLKLVTNDGRVEKCIGAWAFSLMSYSPKEELRVAACEFWCSILLPKNQVDQVMFEMEWLPNHSELMRALEVYGFLLDSPFKSSASMEIVDGESDSAGPPQNIKTWIKYVSVCCQARTTRSVFSTLEVEDLITSVICLFLDRQLLGLSLALKDCLHSLISFFSDDVFHSSCQKIAKSLTCRVPTDVNCLRSVESVAGEATRSKHLRSVLAFHFLVACFDNELHDEEQILRSLTSINLKDKNCDLFKMYIHLVLAENWLFCNPLLKDKPIISEMWSACLRNCSCQITSTDLRSYASKVRSKASYLLQGRTTT, encoded by the exons ATGACTGAAATGGATGAAcctttggattttgaatttgaaGAACCTTCACATATTAGCCCTATTGTTACCAAGAAAAA AAAGAAGGTAATCGGCTTAGATGATCTTCTGAGTGATTTCTACCAAGTGAAGAACAACACACCTAAGAAGGAATCTAAACGCGCAAAGATCCAGAAGTCTGATGAGTCAGATGATGATGATACCAGAGAAGCAGAGCTTTATGACTATGTTAACAAATGCCAACAACAG aTGAATGAAATAAGCACTGATGATCTGATGCCATTATGGGGTCTTCAAGTTTTTGGGGGCCAG AAATCTATACCCCCACTGACATTTCCCGAGCTTAGGAGTTGTGTCCTTTTGCAATCTTTCATAGCGCATGAAGTTAATTCACTGGTTGAACTCAAAACAGAAGAAG GAGAAGCATTTCTGGAGGGATTGCTTGTGAACGGTTGGCTTTTGAAATTGGTCACTAATGATGGTCGAGTTGAAAAATGCATAGGAGCATGGGCATTTAGTCTCA TGTCATATTCACCAAAAGAAGAGTTGAGGGTGGCAGCATGTGAATTTTGGTGTTCTATTCTGTTACCTAAAAATCAG GTTGATCAAGTAATGTTTGAGATGGAATGGTTGCCGAATCATTCAGAACTGATGCGAGCACTTGAAGTATATGGCTTTCTGTTGGATTCCCCTTTCAAATCTTCAGCCAGCATGGAAATTGTGGATGGAG AGTCTGATTCTGCTGGACCGCCTCAAAATATCAAAACCTGGATAAAGTATGTTTCTGTTTGCTGCCAAGCAAG GACTACACGTTCAGTTTTCTCAACTTTGGAGGTAGAAGATCTGATTACCTCAGTGATCTGTCTCTTCTTAGACCGGCAACTTCTTGGCCTATCTTTAGCGTTGAAGGATTGCTTGCACTCGCTTATTAGTTTCTTTAGTGACGATGTATTCCATTCTAGCTGTCAGAAAATAGCAAAATCCCTCACCTGCAG AGTTCCTACTGATGTCAACTGCTTGAGATCTGTGGAGAGCGTAGCTGGAGAGGCTACTCGTTCCAAGCATCTAAGGAGTGTGCTGGCCTTTCATTTTCTTGTAGCATGTTTTGATAACGAG CTACATGACGAAGAACAGATTTTGAGATCTCTAACCTCCATTAATCTGAAGGATAAGAATTGTGATCTTTTCAAAATGTATATTCATCTGGTTCTGGCAGAGAACTGGCTGTTTTGCAACCCATTGTTAAAAGATAAACCAATAATCAGTGAGATGTGGAGTGCGTGCCTTAGAAACTGTTCTTGTCAAATCACTAGTACAGATTTGAGGTCTTATGCTTCTAAG GTTCGTAGTAAAGCATCATATCTTCTTCAAGGCAGGACCACAACATGA
- the LOC132600308 gene encoding F-box/kelch-repeat protein At1g57790-like produces the protein MDTQLTLRDWSKLSDLTLDLIFRKLSSVSDCLCFSAVCKPWFFFVSNNYDALQQRINSSSIEEMPMLMIFISTNSGNLYSVTKGKIVSDLELPLPSTKICCGSSHGWLAFQQSDSLAIHLINPFSSETIGLPSPHDPVDKVILSKNPSTNPYDFEVVATFKSGVWPHRLAILKPGSNAWVFTPHLDISPDHIHDVIYYDDRYYVVTYRGSVLSLDKTTLDFKVINGETLAMYSDIPTKFYLVKTTTNEFLMVQISNRCEILSDEPTSVMISKLVVSQTTQEYMFAELDDLGDEALFLCKHGSMSVSASKFSGCKASSVYYIDVMVKSIGIFVMDLIHFEDGNFHNLFSFETANLFDDLNMPPVLWIIPTPKFTSTSLRHG, from the coding sequence ATGGATACTCAATTAACATTAAGAGACTGGTCAAAGCTTTCGGATTTGACACTCGACTTGATTTTTCGAAAGTTGTCTTCTGTTTCTGATTGCTTATGCTTTAGTGCTGTGTGCAAGCCATGGTTTTTCTTTGTATCCAATAATTACGATGCCCTACAACAACGAATCAATTCAAGTTCCATCGAAGAAATGCCTATGCTAATGATCTTTATAAGTACAAATAGCGGTAACTTATACAGTGTGACCAAAGGTAAAATAGTCTCAGACCTTGAGCTACCATTGCCTTCCACTAAGATATGTTGCGGTTCTTCTCATGGTTGGTTGGCTTTTCAACAGTCTGATTCTCTTGCTATCCATCTTATCAACCCTTTCTCCAGTGAGACAATTGGTCTTCCTAGTCCTCATGATCCTGTCGATAAAGTTATTCTATCCAAGAATCCTTCAACCAATCCATATGATTTTGAGGTTGTTGCGACGTTTAAGTCTGGGGTCTGGCCTCATCGATTGGCTATCCTAAAACCCGGTAGTAATGCCTGGGTTTTCACTCCTCATCTCGATATATCACCAGATCATATTCACGATGTGATATACTATGACGACAGATACTATGTTGTCACTTATAGAGGTAGTGTTTTATCCTTGGACAAAACAACTTTGGATTTTAAGGTGATTAATGGAGAAACATTAGCTATGTATTCTGATATTCCCACGAAATTTTATCTAGTAAAGACCACAACTAACGAGTTTCTAATGGTTCAAATATCTAATCGATGTGAAATACTAAGTGATGAGCCAACAAGTGTTATGATTTCCAAGTTGGTAGTAAGCCAAACGACCCAAGAGTACATGTTTGCAGAGTTGGATGACTTGGGTGATGAAGCCTTGTTCTTGTGTAAACACGGTTCTATGTCTGTTTCGGCTTCCAAATTTTCAGGATGTAAAGCCAGTTCTGTATACTATATAGATGTTATGGTGAAGTCAATAGGAATATTTGTGATGGACCTTATACACTTTGAAGATGGCAACTTCCACAACCTTTTTTCTTTCGAGACGGCAAATTTATTTGATGATCTTAACATGCCACCAGTGTTATGGATAATTCCTACCCCAAAATTTACTAGTACTTCCTTAAGACATGGTTGA